One stretch of Rhodopirellula islandica DNA includes these proteins:
- a CDS encoding tellurite resistance TerB family protein, translating to MSEPSPSQDPMKSKSAEEVVSDHERISAQRKQHLHNLVVMAFADGSLSHREVHLVATRCEELGLHESELEAALAFGISDSAKLQLPTEPEVCESTLKDLIRMMAADGQFVEAEKRLFALAAAKMGLTGQRLQTLIQSVQLELGRPT from the coding sequence ATGAGCGAACCATCGCCTTCCCAGGACCCCATGAAATCGAAATCCGCGGAGGAGGTGGTCTCCGACCACGAGCGGATTTCTGCTCAACGCAAACAACACCTGCACAACCTGGTGGTGATGGCGTTTGCCGACGGATCGCTCAGCCACCGCGAAGTTCACTTGGTTGCCACGCGTTGCGAAGAACTTGGCTTGCATGAATCCGAGCTCGAAGCCGCTTTGGCGTTTGGCATCAGCGACAGCGCCAAACTGCAACTGCCCACCGAGCCCGAGGTGTGTGAATCCACGTTGAAAGACTTGATCCGCATGATGGCCGCCGATGGCCAATTTGTCGAAGCCGAAAAGAGATTGTTCGCCTTGGCAGCCGCCAAGATGGGGCTGACCGGGCAACGACTGCAAACCTTGATTCAATCCGTTCAGCTCGAATTGGGCCGCCCTACGTGA